From the genome of Jeotgalibacillus haloalkalitolerans, one region includes:
- a CDS encoding carbohydrate ABC transporter permease, with the protein MNRKYSRKKLQEAGQGYFFMSPTLFVLACFILGPIFYAVFLSFHNVRLLGETAYNFVGFANYERVFDDRRALIALWNTFKYVIIVVPSQTILAIILAATLNAGMKGEKFFRIVYFLPTLTSSAVLTLIFMWMYNREGLINFGLESIGLPTYDFIGDPNIALTAIMIMNIWATAPFFMVIYLAALQDIPDSLYEAAELDGAGPIRKFWSITVPHLKPITSFVVIMGIIGTFQLFDQSYIFSGGSGGPDNSTLTVVLLIYQYAFKSLDTMGYATAIAFMLAIVILVATLLQRKFSKEENLY; encoded by the coding sequence ATGAACCGTAAGTATAGCCGGAAGAAATTGCAGGAAGCGGGACAGGGATATTTCTTTATGTCTCCAACCCTTTTCGTACTAGCCTGTTTTATCCTTGGACCAATCTTTTATGCGGTATTTCTATCGTTTCATAACGTACGACTGCTTGGCGAAACAGCCTATAACTTTGTTGGGTTCGCAAACTATGAAAGAGTGTTTGATGACAGAAGAGCACTGATTGCACTTTGGAATACGTTCAAATATGTAATCATTGTCGTGCCGTCACAAACGATCCTTGCGATTATTCTGGCAGCAACGCTGAATGCAGGGATGAAAGGTGAAAAGTTTTTCAGAATTGTATACTTCTTACCTACTTTGACTTCTTCAGCAGTTCTGACACTGATCTTTATGTGGATGTATAACCGCGAAGGATTGATTAACTTTGGGCTGGAATCAATCGGTCTCCCTACATACGATTTTATTGGAGACCCAAATATTGCACTGACAGCTATTATGATTATGAATATCTGGGCTACTGCACCCTTTTTCATGGTGATCTATCTGGCAGCCCTTCAGGATATACCGGATTCGCTATATGAAGCTGCAGAGCTCGATGGCGCAGGTCCGATTCGGAAATTCTGGTCGATTACAGTGCCACATCTGAAGCCAATTACTTCATTTGTTGTGATCATGGGGATTATCGGTACATTCCAGCTGTTTGACCAGTCTTATATCTTCTCAGGCGGTTCAGGCGGACCGGATAACTCCACTCTGACTGTCGTACTATTAATCTATCAATATGCATTTAAGTCATTGGATACAATGGGATATGCAACAGCGATCGCATTCATGCTCGCAATTGTCATCCTTGTTGCAACATTACTGCAGCGTAAATTCTCAAAAGAAGAAAATCTTTACTAG
- a CDS encoding bifunctional cytochrome P450/NADPH--P450 reductase — protein sequence MIEIKNLPQPKTYGPLGNLPVIDKEKPVQSFMKHARELGPIYQFHFPGRASTFVSSARLAAEICDEKRFDKQVGPALQKVRAFGGDGLFTSKTEEPNWKKAHQILLPSFSQQAMKGYHDKMVDLALQLVQKWARLNANEEVQVPDDMTRLTLDTIGLCGFNYRFNSFYREDAHPFVEKMVNALDESMNQTQRLGIQDKLMVRSKQQFKEDIDYMFNLVDQLIEERKESGDQGENDLLSHMLKGKDPETGETLDAENIRYQIITFLIAGHETTSGLLSFAIYYLLKHPEKLRKAYAEVDEVLGDGVPDFKQVKKLKYVRMILNEALRLWPTAPAFSVYAKEDTTLADEVKVEKGDTFTLLIPELHRDTAVWGDDVEAFRPERFEDPSAIPHHAYKPFGNGQRACIGQQFALHEATLVLGMVLQHFELEDHSNYELDVKETLTFKPEGLKMKVKARKEQIQTQTPVKESHEASESQEAAIASHGTPLLVLYGSNMGTAEGIALELADTARFKGFEAEAAPLDEYTENLPSEGAVLIVSASYNGNPPDNAVDFTDWLVKDESADLKDVTYTVFGCGDRNWANTYQRIPQVIDEQLAAKGASRLLERGEGDADDDFDGDLEKWQSRLWPALAEQFDLELESDDHASASVSMEYVSGVSYTPIARTYEAFSSVILENRELLRTDQRSTRHIEVALPSGVPYQEGDHLGVLPENAQALIDRVLNRFGLNGAEYVVLGDGAGRANHLPANQPVSLSELLSRYVELQEPATRAQIRALAASNPCPPHKMELEQLTEDEAYKREVLSVRKTMLELLEDFLSCEMAFEEFISLLPPLKARYYSISSSPRKTADQASITVSVVRGAAWSGKGEYAGVASNYLATRQAGEKIACFIRTPQSSFQLPEDPETPVILIGPGTGVAPFRGFIQARRALLEEGRTLGEAHLYFGCRHPQQDFLYEDELKEAEQHGVIQLYSAFSRQSDEKVYVQHLIEQNANTIMPLLEQGGKVYICGDGSKMAPAVMNTLVRSYQNIHQTSQEEAEAWLDELERSGRLAKDVWAAK from the coding sequence ATGATAGAGATAAAAAACCTTCCGCAGCCAAAGACATATGGTCCGCTTGGAAATTTACCCGTGATTGATAAAGAAAAGCCGGTGCAGTCTTTTATGAAACATGCAAGAGAGCTTGGACCAATTTATCAATTTCACTTTCCGGGCCGTGCGAGCACATTTGTATCAAGTGCCCGCCTGGCTGCAGAGATTTGTGATGAAAAACGTTTTGACAAGCAGGTCGGTCCTGCACTCCAGAAAGTCCGTGCATTTGGCGGAGATGGTCTTTTTACGAGTAAAACAGAGGAACCGAACTGGAAGAAAGCTCATCAGATTCTATTACCCAGCTTCAGCCAGCAGGCAATGAAAGGCTACCATGATAAAATGGTTGACCTTGCCCTGCAGCTTGTACAGAAATGGGCACGGCTGAATGCGAATGAAGAAGTGCAGGTGCCGGATGATATGACACGCCTGACACTGGATACGATTGGACTGTGCGGATTCAACTACCGGTTTAACAGTTTTTATCGTGAGGATGCCCACCCATTTGTAGAAAAAATGGTCAATGCCCTTGATGAATCAATGAACCAGACCCAGCGTCTTGGTATTCAGGATAAGCTGATGGTTCGTTCTAAGCAGCAGTTTAAAGAAGATATTGATTATATGTTCAACCTTGTAGATCAGCTGATTGAAGAGCGTAAGGAATCAGGGGACCAGGGCGAGAATGACTTGCTTTCGCATATGCTGAAAGGAAAAGATCCTGAGACTGGTGAGACGCTGGATGCAGAAAATATCCGCTATCAGATTATTACCTTTTTAATTGCAGGCCATGAAACCACAAGCGGACTGCTGTCATTCGCGATTTATTATTTACTTAAGCATCCTGAAAAATTACGTAAAGCCTACGCTGAAGTAGATGAAGTGCTGGGTGACGGGGTCCCTGATTTCAAACAGGTGAAAAAGCTGAAGTATGTCAGAATGATTTTAAATGAAGCGCTCAGACTCTGGCCAACTGCGCCAGCATTTTCAGTGTATGCGAAAGAAGATACAACGCTTGCAGATGAAGTAAAGGTTGAAAAGGGTGACACCTTTACACTCCTGATCCCTGAATTGCATCGTGATACTGCAGTATGGGGAGATGATGTGGAAGCATTCAGACCTGAACGTTTTGAAGATCCATCAGCCATTCCGCATCATGCGTACAAACCATTTGGTAATGGACAGCGCGCATGCATCGGGCAGCAGTTTGCACTTCACGAGGCGACACTTGTGCTGGGCATGGTACTGCAGCATTTTGAACTGGAGGATCATTCGAATTATGAGCTGGATGTGAAAGAAACACTGACCTTTAAGCCGGAAGGACTGAAGATGAAGGTTAAAGCGCGAAAAGAACAGATTCAGACGCAGACACCTGTAAAAGAAAGTCATGAGGCATCAGAATCTCAGGAAGCTGCCATTGCATCGCATGGTACACCTTTACTTGTTCTTTACGGATCAAATATGGGCACGGCTGAAGGGATTGCGCTTGAGCTTGCTGATACAGCCCGTTTTAAAGGGTTTGAAGCTGAAGCTGCACCGCTTGATGAATATACAGAAAATCTTCCATCTGAAGGAGCTGTCCTCATCGTTTCAGCTTCTTATAACGGAAATCCGCCTGACAATGCAGTTGATTTTACAGACTGGCTTGTAAAAGATGAGTCTGCGGATCTGAAGGATGTGACTTATACGGTATTTGGCTGCGGTGACCGGAACTGGGCAAATACGTATCAGCGGATTCCTCAGGTGATTGATGAACAGCTTGCAGCGAAAGGGGCTTCAAGACTGCTTGAACGCGGGGAAGGTGACGCAGATGATGACTTTGACGGAGATCTGGAAAAATGGCAGTCGCGTCTGTGGCCGGCACTGGCTGAACAGTTTGACCTTGAGCTTGAATCTGATGATCATGCATCCGCTTCAGTATCTATGGAATATGTCAGCGGCGTCAGCTATACACCGATTGCCAGAACATATGAAGCATTCTCATCCGTGATCCTTGAGAACCGCGAACTTTTACGGACTGATCAGCGCAGCACACGTCATATTGAAGTTGCACTTCCTTCAGGCGTCCCGTATCAGGAGGGAGACCACCTTGGCGTACTGCCTGAAAATGCACAAGCGTTAATCGACAGAGTGCTGAATCGCTTCGGATTAAACGGTGCTGAGTATGTGGTGCTTGGTGATGGAGCAGGGCGTGCAAACCATTTACCAGCGAATCAGCCCGTATCTCTTTCAGAATTGCTGTCCCGATATGTTGAACTGCAGGAGCCTGCTACACGTGCACAGATCCGCGCACTTGCAGCAAGCAATCCATGTCCGCCGCATAAAATGGAACTGGAGCAGCTGACTGAAGATGAGGCTTATAAGCGTGAGGTTCTCAGCGTCAGAAAAACAATGCTTGAACTGCTTGAGGACTTTTTATCATGCGAGATGGCATTTGAAGAATTTATTTCTTTACTACCACCTTTAAAAGCAAGATATTATTCCATTTCAAGCTCACCGCGCAAGACAGCTGACCAGGCAAGTATCACAGTCAGCGTGGTCCGCGGAGCTGCCTGGAGTGGTAAAGGTGAATATGCGGGCGTGGCATCCAACTATCTCGCGACAAGACAAGCAGGAGAGAAAATTGCCTGCTTTATCCGCACGCCTCAGTCATCATTCCAGCTGCCTGAAGATCCGGAAACACCGGTCATTCTCATTGGACCCGGCACTGGTGTTGCACCATTCCGCGGATTTATCCAGGCACGCCGCGCGCTTCTGGAAGAAGGCAGAACACTTGGAGAGGCACATCTTTATTTCGGATGCCGTCACCCACAGCAGGACTTTTTATATGAGGATGAACTGAAGGAAGCTGAACAGCATGGCGTGATTCAGCTATACAGCGCCTTTTCAAGACAGAGTGATGAAAAAGTATATGTGCAGCATTTGATTGAACAGAATGCAAACACAATCATGCCCCTTCTGGAACAGGGAGGTAAAGTATACATTTGTGGAGATGGCAGTAAAATGGCACCGGCAGTCATGAACACGCTGGTCCGCAGCTATCAGAACATTCATCAGACAAGTCAGGAAGAAGCCGAAGCATGGCTTGATGAGCTGGAACGGTCCGGCCGTCTTGCAAAAGATGTGTGGGCAGCGAAGTAA
- a CDS encoding LacI family DNA-binding transcriptional regulator, whose translation MTTIKDIAKTAGVSVTTVSRALNGYSDVNEATRKKIMETARQLNYAPNTIARSLVMKKSKTIGLLVSGFIRESVKDNFMLDVLSGANDYISNTDYDVILFNTNSSKQREKTYQQLCRERQVDGVIIQGIKTDDPYLEEIVNGDTPCVLVDIPKMGTKTGYVMTDNVAGAYDAGKHFIDLGHEKIAMINGHNQAFVSKERLEGFEKALSESGLSLVEVMNGDFTEESGRQCLHDLIQQHPEITAVFCASDLMAIGALTALKELGKTSPDDLSIVGYDDILLARYVTPALTTVSQDIHGLGYEAAKMLVGLLNDEKPDKTIIKHELIIRDSSQRFQ comes from the coding sequence TTGACGACAATTAAAGACATAGCAAAAACTGCCGGTGTTTCTGTGACGACGGTATCGCGTGCATTAAATGGATATTCGGATGTAAATGAGGCAACGCGGAAAAAGATTATGGAAACGGCAAGGCAGCTTAATTATGCACCTAATACAATTGCAAGAAGTCTTGTGATGAAAAAGTCTAAAACAATTGGTCTTTTAGTTTCGGGATTTATCCGGGAGAGTGTGAAGGATAATTTTATGCTTGATGTGCTTTCGGGTGCGAATGATTATATTTCCAATACGGATTATGATGTGATCCTTTTTAACACCAATTCTTCAAAACAGCGTGAAAAGACGTATCAGCAGTTATGTCGGGAGCGCCAGGTTGATGGTGTAATTATTCAGGGAATTAAAACGGATGACCCTTATTTAGAAGAGATTGTGAACGGCGATACACCGTGTGTGCTTGTCGATATCCCTAAAATGGGAACTAAAACCGGTTATGTGATGACTGACAATGTGGCAGGCGCATATGATGCAGGAAAGCACTTCATTGATTTGGGACATGAAAAGATTGCGATGATTAATGGACACAATCAGGCTTTTGTCAGCAAGGAGCGACTGGAAGGTTTTGAGAAGGCATTAAGTGAATCGGGCTTATCGCTGGTCGAAGTGATGAACGGTGACTTTACTGAAGAGAGTGGAAGGCAGTGTTTGCATGACCTCATTCAGCAGCACCCTGAGATCACTGCTGTATTTTGCGCAAGTGACCTGATGGCGATCGGAGCATTGACTGCTTTAAAAGAGCTTGGGAAAACATCACCAGATGATCTTTCTATTGTGGGATATGATGATATTCTGCTTGCCAGATACGTCACACCAGCTCTGACAACCGTTTCACAGGACATTCACGGACTCGGCTATGAAGCAGCAAAAATGCTCGTTGGATTATTAAATGATGAAAAACCGGATAAAACGATTATTAAACATGAACTGATCATTAGAGACTCAAGCCAGAGGTTTCAATAA
- a CDS encoding TetR/AcrR family transcriptional regulator, with translation MPAATTKREDILQSALTLFAERGFDATTIPMIATDAKVGAGTIYRYFENKEVLVNTLFQHYVSLFRQTLEHQYPSDQGIREQFHHLFQGMIRFTNEHDHALYFIKTHNASYFLNEESRGEFHRLLMILEHFLDEGKNKKQIRLLPSKALIAIMFGGFLELYKLIRAGEIEASEALLAGVEESCWDAVRHHS, from the coding sequence ATGCCGGCAGCTACAACGAAACGTGAGGATATCCTGCAAAGTGCTTTGACGTTATTTGCAGAGCGTGGTTTTGATGCAACGACGATTCCGATGATTGCAACTGATGCCAAGGTGGGAGCGGGGACGATCTATCGCTATTTTGAGAATAAAGAAGTGCTTGTGAATACTTTGTTCCAGCATTATGTCAGTCTGTTCAGGCAGACGCTTGAGCATCAATATCCATCTGACCAGGGAATACGTGAACAGTTTCATCATTTGTTTCAGGGAATGATCCGCTTTACGAATGAGCATGACCATGCCCTGTATTTTATCAAGACACATAACGCTTCTTATTTTCTGAATGAAGAGAGCCGCGGAGAATTTCATCGTTTGCTGATGATCCTCGAGCATTTTCTTGATGAAGGTAAGAATAAAAAGCAGATCAGGCTGCTGCCATCAAAAGCATTAATTGCGATTATGTTTGGCGGCTTCCTTGAATTATATAAATTGATCCGTGCAGGTGAGATTGAAGCATCAGAAGCTTTACTTGCCGGCGTAGAAGAAAGCTGCTGGGATGCTGTACGTCATCATTCATGA
- a CDS encoding RDD family protein: MNASFTIRLKAFLLDYIFIFFYLIALMLLSLFILPELQRFLNDASLFMRQFAGFMLVTFPVSLYFVISDSKIGLQSFGKRRLNIRVVDQNGDAVSVLRMTFRTFLKFLPWEISHFFVYQITAGNDSTVFLTLFGVLIYGLMLLYILTAVFTKEKQSVYDMIAKTKVIKV; the protein is encoded by the coding sequence GTGAATGCATCCTTTACAATACGTCTAAAGGCTTTTTTACTGGACTATATCTTCATATTCTTTTACCTGATTGCCCTAATGCTCCTGAGCCTGTTCATCCTGCCTGAGCTGCAGCGCTTTTTAAATGATGCTTCTTTGTTCATGAGACAGTTTGCAGGGTTTATGCTTGTGACTTTCCCGGTGTCTCTATACTTCGTCATCAGTGATTCTAAAATTGGTCTTCAGTCTTTTGGGAAGAGAAGGCTGAACATCCGGGTGGTTGATCAAAACGGAGACGCCGTTTCAGTATTACGTATGACGTTTCGGACATTTCTTAAGTTTTTGCCGTGGGAGATCTCACACTTCTTTGTTTATCAAATTACTGCGGGTAATGACAGCACAGTTTTTTTAACTCTATTTGGTGTATTGATTTATGGTTTAATGCTGCTGTATATCCTGACAGCTGTTTTTACAAAAGAAAAACAATCGGTGTATGACATGATTGCTAAAACGAAAGTAATAAAAGTTTGA
- a CDS encoding ABC transporter substrate-binding protein gives MKKKWMVSFSAMALLAGGALAGCSSDNGGGDSSSGDEGSKTEITLAGWGGNPTEQDLLQQTLDDFEEQNPDIDVKLEVIADQYMDVMKTRLIGGEGPDVFYLDAFEAPALIETGVLEPLDDYVTEEFDVEDFETPLLEAFQQDGVTYGFPKDYSTLALFYNKTMFEEAGVEVPTTWEEMMEVSEALTGDGVYGYGVAPELARQYFVAESLGGSVVEDNMANFGSDEVIEALQPIIDQHNVAKTSAQPSEVGASSGGDMFGQQRAAMVLEGNWNIPYLEETFPELEYGTAEVPTINGEKGTMAFTVSYVMNAASEKKEASWKLIEYLTGKEGMETWTSKGFALPTRKSVAEKLGYADDELRGSLVAGAEYATVWSNGTNLPIITNNFNNQFVSAFLGDRPLDEALKEAEEQANSEIEANN, from the coding sequence ATGAAGAAAAAGTGGATGGTTTCATTTAGTGCAATGGCTTTACTAGCTGGAGGAGCGCTTGCAGGATGCAGCTCGGATAATGGCGGCGGTGACAGCAGTTCAGGTGATGAAGGTAGTAAAACGGAAATCACACTTGCCGGCTGGGGAGGTAACCCGACTGAGCAGGATCTGCTGCAGCAGACGTTAGATGATTTTGAAGAGCAGAACCCGGATATCGATGTGAAACTTGAAGTTATCGCAGACCAGTATATGGACGTAATGAAAACCCGTCTGATTGGGGGAGAGGGACCGGATGTTTTCTATCTGGATGCTTTTGAAGCACCTGCGTTAATTGAAACTGGCGTCCTTGAGCCGCTGGATGATTATGTAACTGAAGAGTTTGATGTTGAAGATTTTGAAACACCTTTACTTGAAGCATTCCAGCAGGACGGGGTCACTTACGGATTCCCTAAGGATTATTCAACACTCGCACTTTTCTATAATAAAACGATGTTTGAAGAAGCAGGCGTTGAAGTACCGACTACATGGGAAGAAATGATGGAAGTATCTGAAGCACTGACAGGTGATGGCGTATATGGCTACGGGGTAGCACCGGAGCTTGCGCGTCAGTACTTTGTTGCAGAATCTCTTGGTGGAAGTGTAGTGGAAGATAACATGGCGAACTTTGGAAGTGATGAAGTCATTGAAGCGCTTCAGCCAATTATTGACCAGCACAATGTAGCTAAAACGTCAGCACAGCCATCAGAAGTCGGTGCTTCATCCGGCGGGGATATGTTCGGTCAGCAGCGTGCAGCAATGGTACTTGAAGGGAACTGGAATATTCCTTACCTGGAAGAGACATTCCCAGAGCTTGAATATGGTACTGCGGAAGTTCCAACAATCAATGGTGAAAAAGGAACAATGGCATTTACCGTTTCTTATGTGATGAACGCAGCTTCTGAAAAGAAAGAGGCATCATGGAAGCTGATTGAATATCTGACTGGTAAAGAAGGAATGGAAACTTGGACAAGTAAAGGTTTTGCTCTTCCTACGAGAAAGTCTGTTGCTGAGAAGCTTGGATATGCAGATGATGAGCTGCGCGGTTCACTCGTAGCAGGTGCAGAATATGCAACAGTTTGGTCTAACGGAACAAACCTTCCAATCATCACTAACAACTTTAACAATCAATTTGTCAGTGCGTTTCTTGGCGACCGTCCACTTGACGAAGCATTAAAAGAGGCTGAAGAGCAGGCAAACAGCGAGATTGAAGCCAATAATTAA
- a CDS encoding putative quinol monooxygenase, translating to MSKYSLFGKFTVQEGKRDLLADILLEAAASMKDLDECEIYIVSISENEPDAVYVYETWENEQAHQNSLSLEATRTLISRAKPIITGMERISTLETVGGKGI from the coding sequence ATGAGTAAATATAGCCTGTTCGGCAAGTTCACTGTACAGGAAGGTAAGCGGGATCTGCTCGCCGATATTCTATTAGAAGCAGCCGCATCAATGAAGGATCTTGATGAATGTGAAATCTATATCGTGAGTATATCTGAAAATGAGCCGGATGCGGTATACGTTTATGAAACATGGGAGAATGAACAGGCGCATCAGAATTCATTATCACTTGAAGCAACCCGGACGCTGATCAGCCGTGCAAAGCCGATCATTACGGGAATGGAGAGGATCAGCACGCTTGAGACTGTTGGGGGAAAAGGGATTTGA
- a CDS encoding amylo-alpha-1,6-glucosidase: MNYRVIKENDLFLLTDEKGDITPNHTYELGLYTKDTRFLSEFKLLINGESPIPLHSDGGENYRSTILLTNPHQEKDGELILWRESIQFERTRFIHNDVLYETVKATSYFPKEVSFNIGLQSDADFTDMFIVRGFQNGETGTKAPVTSEPGKITFSYNGIDQIDRKTVISWDQPEKQVEGGSVTFNWTLQHGESKEVTFTVEALHQETTGVAADRQSAMQALQDSYKVWNESLPKVQSNHQQLNRLIQRGTDDLRVLLTDVGFGSFPVAGLPWFGVPFGRDSLIAALQLLPFNAEVAKGTLRTMAHYQGTKVDAWRDEQPGKIMHEIRYGELANTNQIPFAPYYGSVDSTPLFLMLLVETINWTGDLTLAEELKPNIDRALNWIDEYGDRDGDLFVEYHQEASKGIANQGWKDSGDSIVHRNGDYANSPIALSEVQGYVYQAKTGIATLFEALGDSGRADQLRAEAERLKEKFNQDFWMEDIGYYAIALDEHKKQVGTITSNPGHVLQSGILTEERARKVSAHLTEEKMFSGYGIRTMAEGEAGYNPMSYHDGSVWPHDNSMILLGMGKLGHHTEMNKVIGGLIEASRHFEYDRLPELFCGYDESLKKAVPYPVACSPQAWAAGTPLSFIQSLLGIFPDSLNKNIVINPVLLESMDELQVNDMKVGEGVLSLEVRRINGKVDVKVLNNTTGFEVVSQQLTKHFN; encoded by the coding sequence ATGAATTACAGAGTAATTAAAGAGAACGATTTATTCTTATTAACTGATGAAAAGGGAGATATCACTCCTAACCATACATATGAACTTGGATTGTATACAAAAGATACACGCTTTTTAAGTGAATTTAAGCTGCTTATTAATGGAGAATCACCAATTCCGCTGCATTCAGATGGCGGAGAAAATTATAGATCAACAATCCTGCTGACTAACCCTCATCAGGAAAAAGATGGTGAACTGATTCTCTGGAGAGAGTCTATACAATTTGAGCGGACAAGATTCATCCACAATGATGTTTTATATGAAACGGTGAAGGCAACGAGTTATTTTCCGAAAGAAGTATCCTTCAATATTGGACTTCAGTCGGATGCTGACTTCACTGACATGTTTATTGTCAGAGGGTTTCAAAATGGTGAGACAGGAACAAAGGCACCTGTGACATCTGAGCCGGGAAAAATAACTTTCTCATACAATGGAATTGATCAGATTGACCGGAAAACAGTCATCAGCTGGGATCAGCCGGAAAAGCAGGTTGAAGGAGGCAGTGTGACGTTTAACTGGACACTTCAGCATGGTGAATCAAAAGAAGTGACGTTTACAGTGGAAGCGCTTCACCAGGAAACAACGGGTGTGGCGGCGGATCGACAAAGCGCTATGCAGGCACTCCAGGATTCATATAAAGTCTGGAACGAGTCACTTCCGAAAGTTCAGTCGAATCATCAGCAGTTAAATCGTTTAATACAAAGAGGGACTGATGATTTAAGAGTGCTGCTGACAGATGTGGGTTTTGGTTCATTCCCGGTTGCAGGCCTCCCATGGTTTGGCGTTCCATTTGGCCGGGACAGTCTGATTGCAGCGCTTCAGCTTCTGCCGTTTAACGCTGAGGTAGCAAAAGGAACACTTCGGACAATGGCTCATTATCAGGGAACGAAAGTCGATGCATGGAGAGATGAACAGCCCGGTAAGATCATGCATGAAATCCGCTACGGTGAACTTGCAAACACAAACCAGATTCCATTCGCTCCTTATTACGGAAGCGTGGATTCAACGCCATTGTTCCTGATGCTGCTGGTTGAAACGATCAATTGGACAGGGGATCTGACACTTGCAGAGGAATTGAAGCCTAACATCGACCGTGCGCTGAACTGGATTGATGAGTATGGCGATCGTGATGGAGACCTGTTTGTTGAATACCATCAGGAGGCTTCAAAAGGCATCGCAAATCAGGGCTGGAAAGATTCAGGTGATTCCATTGTTCACAGAAATGGTGATTATGCAAATTCTCCAATCGCATTGAGTGAAGTGCAAGGCTACGTTTATCAGGCAAAGACAGGAATCGCCACACTGTTTGAGGCACTTGGTGATTCAGGACGTGCTGATCAGTTAAGAGCTGAGGCTGAGCGACTGAAGGAGAAGTTCAATCAGGATTTCTGGATGGAGGATATCGGTTATTATGCAATTGCGCTTGATGAGCATAAAAAACAAGTCGGTACGATCACCTCAAATCCTGGTCATGTGCTGCAGTCAGGTATTTTAACTGAAGAACGCGCAAGAAAAGTATCAGCTCATTTGACAGAAGAAAAAATGTTTTCAGGTTATGGTATCCGCACGATGGCTGAGGGTGAAGCCGGCTACAATCCTATGAGCTATCATGACGGCAGCGTATGGCCGCATGACAACAGTATGATTCTCCTTGGTATGGGTAAGCTTGGTCATCATACGGAAATGAACAAGGTTATTGGTGGGCTGATTGAGGCATCACGACACTTTGAATATGACCGCCTGCCGGAGCTGTTCTGCGGATATGATGAGTCACTTAAAAAAGCAGTACCTTACCCGGTTGCCTGCTCACCCCAGGCCTGGGCTGCAGGTACGCCACTGTCGTTTATTCAATCTTTGTTAGGGATCTTCCCTGACAGTCTTAATAAAAACATAGTCATTAACCCGGTATTACTTGAGTCAATGGATGAACTGCAAGTCAATGATATGAAGGTGGGTGAAGGGGTTCTATCGTTAGAGGTTAGAAGGATTAACGGAAAAGTGGATGTGAAGGTACTCAACAATACGACCGGTTTTGAAGTTGTCAGTCAGCAATTAACGAAGCACTTTAATTAA
- a CDS encoding SRPBCC family protein has product MNVKTEGTKLIIERTFSVSQERLFKAFTTSSELEAWWGPKGWKTTNKRFEFETGGYWHYCMKCEDKSQGDFYGMESWGLAKFKEIQAPERFLYEDMFSDEEGNVNTDLPGMDIEVLFVPTEGGTKLITTTFFDSAESLERLSEMGMVEGTASQMDRLEEYLK; this is encoded by the coding sequence ATGAACGTGAAAACAGAGGGGACCAAACTGATCATTGAACGTACTTTTTCCGTATCGCAGGAGCGGCTGTTTAAGGCTTTTACAACTTCCAGTGAATTAGAAGCATGGTGGGGGCCAAAAGGGTGGAAAACAACAAACAAGCGTTTTGAATTTGAAACGGGTGGATACTGGCACTACTGTATGAAGTGTGAAGATAAAAGCCAGGGTGATTTTTATGGAATGGAGTCATGGGGACTGGCAAAATTTAAGGAAATTCAAGCACCGGAGCGATTCCTTTATGAAGATATGTTTTCTGATGAAGAGGGGAATGTAAATACTGACTTGCCGGGCATGGATATTGAAGTTCTTTTTGTTCCGACAGAAGGGGGAACAAAGCTGATCACCACAACTTTCTTTGATTCAGCAGAGTCTCTTGAAAGACTGAGCGAAATGGGCATGGTGGAAGGTACAGCCTCGCAGATGGACCGGCTGGAGGAATATTTGAAATAA